A stretch of the Halomonas sp. BDJS001 genome encodes the following:
- the pcnB gene encoding polynucleotide adenylyltransferase PcnB, with protein sequence MFKGFTRFLHSPGEQLKTLLDPQESSTSALAPRNIPRSEHPVSRQHISDAALKVLYRLSGAGYDAYLVGGCIRDALLGKMPKDFDVATNATPEQVRDLFRNSRLIGRRFRIVHVRFGREVIEVTTFRGKPQDEHGDHIAHQSDEGLLLRDNVWGNIEEDALRRDFTVNALYYNIADFSITDFANGAEDIKTRTLRLIGDPATRYREDPVRMLRAVRFAAKLDFTLDPATEAPMYDQAPLLLQIPPARLFDEVLKLFMSGHGLVTFRLLSHYGLFGMLFPEAEEAMADAAWAEELIEQALTNTDKRIAEERPVTPAFLLAAFLWAPVKHRQEALEQEGMPPIPALQAAAQQVVSRQLEFTSIPKRFGIPMREIWELQQRLPQRRGKKAFQTREHPRFRAGYDLLLLREQAGEIPSGLGEWWTAFQRGDEHEQRRLLQKVGGDPASQGDRRRKRRRKPSAPE encoded by the coding sequence ATGTTTAAAGGATTTACCCGTTTCCTACACAGCCCGGGGGAGCAATTGAAAACCTTGCTTGATCCCCAAGAGAGCAGCACCAGCGCCCTTGCTCCGCGCAACATCCCTCGGTCCGAGCACCCTGTTTCTCGCCAGCATATTAGTGATGCCGCGTTAAAAGTGCTTTATCGCCTTAGCGGTGCCGGTTACGACGCCTATTTAGTAGGCGGCTGCATACGCGATGCGCTGCTTGGCAAGATGCCCAAGGATTTTGACGTCGCCACCAACGCCACTCCCGAGCAGGTTCGCGATCTATTTCGTAATTCGCGCCTGATTGGCCGCCGTTTTCGGATTGTCCACGTGCGCTTTGGCCGCGAGGTCATTGAGGTCACCACTTTCCGTGGCAAACCCCAAGACGAGCATGGCGATCACATTGCCCACCAGTCCGATGAAGGGTTACTGCTACGCGACAATGTGTGGGGCAATATTGAAGAGGACGCGCTGCGCCGCGACTTCACCGTTAATGCGCTCTACTACAATATCGCCGATTTCAGCATCACCGATTTTGCCAATGGTGCCGAAGACATCAAGACCCGCACCCTGCGTCTGATTGGCGATCCGGCGACACGTTACCGCGAAGATCCGGTCAGAATGCTACGGGCGGTGCGCTTTGCGGCTAAGCTCGACTTTACGCTAGACCCCGCCACCGAAGCGCCAATGTACGATCAGGCGCCGCTGCTGCTGCAGATTCCTCCTGCACGTCTATTCGATGAAGTGCTCAAGCTGTTTATGTCGGGACACGGCTTGGTCACCTTCCGACTGCTTAGCCACTACGGCCTGTTTGGCATGCTGTTCCCCGAGGCTGAAGAAGCCATGGCCGATGCCGCCTGGGCCGAAGAGCTGATTGAGCAGGCGCTGACCAACACTGATAAACGTATCGCCGAAGAGCGCCCGGTTACCCCGGCCTTTCTATTGGCAGCCTTCTTATGGGCGCCGGTCAAGCATCGTCAGGAAGCGCTGGAGCAAGAGGGCATGCCCCCTATTCCCGCCCTGCAAGCAGCAGCTCAGCAGGTGGTCTCTCGTCAGTTAGAGTTCACCTCGATCCCCAAGCGCTTTGGCATTCCCATGCGGGAAATTTGGGAATTACAGCAGCGTCTGCCCCAGCGGCGCGGTAAAAAAGCCTTTCAAACCCGGGAGCACCCGCGCTTCAGGGCCGGCTATGATCTGCTGCTGCTACGCGAACAGGCAGGCGAAATACCCAGTGGTTTAGGCGAGTGGTGGACGGCATTTCAGCGCGGCGATGAGCACGAACAGCGTCGCTTACTGCAAAAAGTGGGTGGCGACCCCGCCAGCCAGGGTGATCGTCGTCGCAAACGGCGCCGTAAGCCGAGCGCGCCAGAGTAG
- the dksA gene encoding RNA polymerase-binding protein DksA, protein MPVAEKKPEASKSFTPYEPAPGEEYMNEQQLAHFRQLLLDWKQDLMEEVDRTVRHLQEDANNYADPADRATQEEGFSLELRTRDRERKLLKKINETIDKIDDDDYGFCEACGVEIGIRRLEARPTATLCVDCKTLAELKEKQLGG, encoded by the coding sequence ATGCCAGTAGCAGAAAAGAAACCGGAAGCGTCCAAGTCCTTCACCCCGTATGAGCCAGCGCCGGGTGAAGAGTATATGAACGAGCAGCAGCTAGCGCACTTCCGTCAGCTGCTGCTGGATTGGAAACAGGATCTCATGGAAGAGGTGGATCGTACCGTACGCCACCTGCAGGAAGATGCGAATAACTACGCCGACCCCGCCGACCGCGCCACCCAGGAAGAGGGCTTTAGCCTGGAACTGCGCACTCGGGATCGCGAGCGTAAGCTGCTCAAGAAAATTAACGAAACCATCGATAAAATCGATGATGATGACTACGGCTTCTGCGAAGCCTGCGGCGTTGAGATCGGCATTCGCCGTTTAGAAGCTCGCCCCACCGCCACCCTCTGCGTGGACTGCAAAACCTTGGCAGAACTCAAGGAGAAGCAGCTCGGCGGCTGA
- a CDS encoding DUF4426 domain-containing protein: MLRRLMIGAALVGTLFAAAGAHAEQFVSVGDYEIHYSAVNSSFLTPEVAQANNLQRSANRGLVNVSVRERQDDGTTRPVNASVQGHVSGLTGTQESLSFRTVHDGDATYHLAPFTLRDDENMHFELSVRYDRNAAPEPVNFIQRFYIDR, encoded by the coding sequence ATGTTACGCAGATTAATGATCGGTGCCGCCCTTGTCGGCACGCTGTTCGCCGCCGCTGGGGCCCACGCGGAGCAGTTCGTCAGCGTGGGCGATTACGAGATTCACTACAGCGCGGTGAACAGCAGTTTTTTGACCCCAGAGGTGGCCCAGGCGAACAACCTCCAGCGCAGCGCTAACCGCGGCCTGGTCAATGTAAGCGTTCGCGAACGTCAGGACGATGGCACTACCCGTCCCGTTAACGCCAGCGTCCAGGGTCACGTTAGCGGCTTGACGGGTACCCAAGAGTCGCTCAGCTTTCGCACCGTGCACGACGGTGATGCCACCTACCATCTAGCGCCGTTTACCCTGCGCGACGATGAGAACATGCACTTTGAGCTAAGCGTGCGCTACGACCGCAACGCCGCCCCCGAGCCGGTGAATTTTATTCAGCGTTTTTATATTGATCGCTAG
- the gluQRS gene encoding tRNA glutamyl-Q(34) synthetase GluQRS produces MNDSIGYRGRFAPTPSGPLHFGSLVAALGSYLDARAAQGEWLVRIEDIDPPRCPDGAASTILRQLETFGLEWDGSVVWQHTRDAAYQTALDQLIQLGIAYPCSCSRKQWQAFDIYPGWCRDGVYDPTKPVAWRLRSDLGERPIQWQDRLFGAQQFDPAELGDVVLKRKDNLWAYQLAVVVDDAEQQITDVVRGLDLLDNTPWQRQLQSALGLPQPRYLHLPLIVTAEGQKLSKQNLAPALAEDERGVRRQLFQALAALDQAPPQALAAESPATQLHWAVDNWSLEQLRPAKHRSIPPSSSTGD; encoded by the coding sequence ATGAACGACTCAATTGGCTACCGTGGCCGCTTTGCACCTACGCCCTCAGGCCCGCTGCACTTTGGCTCTTTGGTCGCCGCTTTAGGCAGCTACCTGGACGCCCGTGCGGCACAGGGGGAGTGGTTGGTACGCATTGAGGATATCGACCCGCCCCGCTGCCCCGATGGCGCGGCGAGCACGATCCTGCGTCAGTTGGAAACCTTTGGCCTGGAGTGGGATGGGAGTGTTGTGTGGCAGCACACCCGTGATGCGGCTTATCAAACTGCCTTAGACCAGCTGATCCAACTCGGTATTGCCTACCCCTGCAGTTGCTCCCGTAAGCAGTGGCAGGCGTTTGATATCTACCCCGGCTGGTGCCGCGATGGCGTTTACGACCCCACCAAACCAGTGGCCTGGCGGCTACGCAGCGACCTTGGCGAGCGCCCTATTCAATGGCAAGACCGGCTATTCGGCGCGCAGCAGTTTGACCCCGCTGAACTGGGCGATGTGGTATTAAAGCGCAAAGATAATCTATGGGCCTACCAGTTGGCCGTGGTAGTCGATGACGCCGAACAGCAAATTACCGATGTGGTGCGCGGGCTCGACCTGCTCGATAACACCCCCTGGCAGCGCCAGTTGCAGAGTGCGCTTGGGCTACCGCAACCACGCTACCTGCACTTACCACTGATCGTCACTGCTGAAGGTCAGAAGCTCTCGAAGCAGAACCTGGCCCCCGCCCTGGCAGAAGATGAGCGGGGAGTACGGCGGCAGCTCTTTCAGGCCCTGGCAGCACTTGACCAAGCACCGCCTCAGGCGCTTGCTGCTGAGTCCCCGGCGACTCAGCTACACTGGGCGGTAGACAACTGGTCACTTGAACAACTGCGCCCAGCGAAGCACCGTTCAATACCGCCCTCCTCATCAACAGGAGATTGA
- the folK gene encoding 2-amino-4-hydroxy-6-hydroxymethyldihydropteridine diphosphokinase, with translation MGASPQLAYIGLGSNLESPIEQVREALNELAMLPLSRLVVASSLYASRPVGPQDQPDFINAVAALETHLSPLALLDQLQALEQQHRRRRQRHWGPRTLDLDLLLYANDAIDTPRLRVPHPQMTARAFVLLPLAEIAPSLDLLQQPLSTWLEQVENQGLERLSNA, from the coding sequence GTGGGTGCTTCTCCCCAGCTCGCCTATATTGGCTTGGGTAGCAATCTAGAGTCGCCTATCGAGCAGGTTCGCGAGGCCCTCAACGAGCTGGCAATGCTACCACTAAGTCGATTGGTGGTAGCCTCATCGCTCTACGCCAGCCGCCCTGTGGGCCCACAGGATCAGCCGGACTTTATCAACGCCGTAGCGGCGCTGGAGACACACCTCTCGCCACTGGCACTGCTTGATCAGCTTCAGGCGTTAGAGCAGCAGCATCGCCGCCGCCGCCAGCGCCACTGGGGGCCTCGAACGCTCGATCTGGATCTACTGCTCTACGCCAACGACGCTATCGACACGCCTCGGCTACGCGTCCCCCACCCGCAAATGACTGCCCGGGCCTTTGTACTGCTCCCCCTTGCCGAGATCGCCCCCTCTCTAGATCTGCTCCAACAGCCGCTATCCACATGGCTTGAGCAAGTTGAAAACCAAGGCTTGGAACGCTTATCTAACGCCTAG
- the sfsA gene encoding DNA/RNA nuclease SfsA: protein MLSYPELVPGTLLKRYKRFLADIRLDDGREVVAHCPNTGSMKAVNVPGCRVWLSPSDNPKRKLAWTWEFIELPQADGQLALASVHTGRANRIVEAALEAGELAPLAGYATLRREVKVADARLDFRLDDPERGRAYIEVKQVTLKEPDGHGYFPDSVSVRGTKHLHSLRVLAEQGERAVLLFCVAHEGIADVAAAAHIDATYSAALAEAAACGVEVLAYGIDVERKQGRPIGVGLTRHLPVRL from the coding sequence ATGCTCAGCTACCCCGAGCTTGTGCCAGGCACGCTACTCAAACGTTACAAACGCTTTCTAGCCGATATTCGTTTAGACGATGGCCGCGAGGTGGTGGCCCACTGCCCGAATACCGGTTCCATGAAGGCGGTGAACGTGCCGGGGTGCCGCGTGTGGCTGTCGCCCAGTGACAACCCTAAACGCAAGCTTGCCTGGACGTGGGAGTTTATCGAGCTACCCCAAGCCGATGGACAGTTGGCGCTCGCCTCGGTGCATACCGGCCGCGCTAACCGCATTGTGGAGGCGGCGTTGGAGGCGGGTGAGTTAGCGCCCTTGGCAGGCTACGCCACGCTGCGTCGAGAGGTGAAAGTGGCCGATGCCCGGCTCGATTTTAGGCTGGACGATCCAGAGCGAGGACGGGCGTATATCGAGGTGAAGCAGGTCACCCTCAAAGAGCCGGACGGCCACGGCTACTTTCCGGACTCGGTAAGCGTGCGCGGCACCAAGCATCTGCATTCGCTGCGTGTGTTGGCAGAGCAGGGTGAACGGGCAGTGCTGCTGTTTTGTGTCGCCCACGAAGGTATTGCTGACGTGGCCGCCGCTGCGCATATTGATGCCACTTACTCGGCAGCCCTGGCGGAGGCCGCTGCCTGCGGGGTGGAAGTGCTGGCCTATGGCATTGACGTGGAGCGGAAGCAGGGGCGCCCCATCGGCGTAGGGTTAACCCGCCACCTGCCTGTGCGACTGTAG
- a CDS encoding ATP-binding protein has protein sequence MNVEIVGVLLLGLGYLALLFGCGFVVERGWIPVRITRHPIVYTLALGVYASAWAIYGSVEMAAHAGFGFLAYYLGAAGAFLLAPVLLVPIQRITRTYQLTSLADLFAFRFRSRWAGTLVTLVSLLAVLPLLGIQVQTLSEAINIITVSQAGGSVALLFCAVIAAFAVIFGARHSQSHGRHDTLLSAIAFESIVKLLAMLGLGAVAMWMVFDGPGDLQRWLEGPGAILQQQTPKLDPAQWRTLLLLFFAAAFMMPHLFHISFSESLSRHTLLQASWTLPLFLLLMALPVPLIWWAAQSINPDIPIAAYAAYLMSEHWWVGAVAFIGGLAAASGTMIIIALALSGMVLNHIVLVARPPEARSDLYGWLLWLRRGLVVAVIIGGWVFYQWVGRHHGLIGLGLAAFVGMAQCLPGMLALLYWPGANRKGMVIGLIAGVGVWLWGLWLPLMFSLPVPTLPITPLTDTGAPVWYNVTLLSLAVNILLLIVISLFTRISEGEQSAAEACSVDAVIRSKRFPLEAATASDFSTHLAHALGDEAASREVNRALQALNLTPQERRPYALRRLRDRIQANLSGLMGPSVARDIVDRYLPYRHDDTPETDDIHFVESRLEAYRSRLTGLARELDGLRRHHRQTLAYLPVGLCVLGDDDELLMWNQALSQLSGISGESVIGSRRDSLPAPWPRLLGSALDATPGPLYKQAVALHGRDYFLTLHKAILSGNDSRGGSVILIEDHTEMKWLEDELVHAARLASIGQLAAGVAHEIGNPITGISSLAQNLRYDTNDPALLETADQIQQLTQRVTKIVNSLVGFAHGGRQSVPLPASPVALASISEDALHLIHLARSGEDVILTNETPDDVVVRGDAQRLTQVMVNLLSNARDACGLGGEVHITAGCQGQLAWWRIVDNGQGIDPRVRDHLFEPFTTTKPAGEGTGLGLSLAYQIINEHQGKIDVASPPPGQPRGTAITLWLPLYQQDDQPTHAQDSDC, from the coding sequence ATGAACGTTGAGATAGTCGGTGTCCTACTGCTGGGGCTGGGCTATTTAGCGCTGCTGTTTGGCTGCGGTTTTGTAGTAGAACGCGGCTGGATACCGGTGCGCATTACCCGCCATCCCATTGTCTATACCCTTGCCCTGGGGGTTTACGCCAGCGCCTGGGCGATTTACGGCAGCGTGGAAATGGCCGCCCATGCCGGGTTTGGCTTCCTCGCCTACTACCTGGGCGCAGCGGGTGCCTTCTTGCTGGCCCCCGTGCTACTCGTGCCTATCCAGCGCATCACCCGCACCTATCAACTAACGTCGCTGGCGGATCTGTTTGCTTTTCGCTTTCGCTCCCGCTGGGCGGGCACGCTGGTCACCCTGGTCAGTCTGCTGGCAGTGCTGCCCCTACTCGGTATTCAGGTACAAACCCTCAGCGAAGCCATCAATATCATCACCGTCAGCCAAGCGGGGGGCAGCGTTGCACTGCTTTTTTGCGCGGTAATCGCCGCTTTCGCGGTGATTTTCGGCGCCCGCCACAGCCAGTCTCATGGCCGCCACGATACCCTGCTAAGCGCCATCGCGTTTGAATCGATTGTTAAGCTGCTGGCGATGCTGGGACTAGGGGCTGTTGCCATGTGGATGGTGTTTGACGGCCCCGGCGACTTACAGCGTTGGCTGGAAGGCCCTGGCGCAATCCTCCAGCAGCAGACGCCCAAACTTGACCCTGCTCAGTGGCGCACCCTGCTGCTGCTGTTTTTTGCCGCAGCCTTCATGATGCCGCATCTGTTTCATATCAGTTTTTCAGAAAGTCTATCGCGGCACACCCTGCTACAAGCAAGCTGGACGCTGCCGCTGTTTCTGCTGCTCATGGCGCTGCCCGTGCCGTTGATTTGGTGGGCGGCACAATCGATCAACCCTGACATTCCCATCGCCGCCTATGCCGCCTACCTAATGAGCGAGCACTGGTGGGTGGGGGCAGTGGCATTTATCGGCGGGTTAGCCGCCGCTAGCGGCACCATGATTATAATTGCGTTGGCGCTTTCTGGCATGGTGCTTAATCATATTGTGCTGGTAGCGAGGCCCCCGGAAGCACGCAGTGATCTCTACGGCTGGTTGCTGTGGCTACGCCGTGGGCTCGTGGTCGCGGTGATTATCGGCGGCTGGGTGTTTTACCAATGGGTGGGGCGCCATCATGGCCTCATCGGCTTGGGGTTAGCCGCCTTTGTCGGCATGGCTCAGTGCCTGCCCGGCATGCTGGCACTGCTCTATTGGCCGGGAGCTAACCGTAAAGGCATGGTGATTGGCCTGATCGCCGGTGTCGGCGTATGGCTATGGGGCCTTTGGCTGCCGCTTATGTTTTCGCTCCCCGTACCGACGCTACCCATTACACCGCTTACCGACACTGGTGCACCGGTTTGGTACAACGTCACGTTGCTGTCGTTAGCGGTCAATATCCTGCTGCTGATTGTGATATCGCTGTTCACGCGTATTTCTGAAGGTGAGCAGTCCGCCGCAGAGGCGTGCTCGGTGGATGCCGTTATCCGCTCCAAACGCTTTCCACTGGAAGCCGCCACGGCCAGCGACTTTTCTACCCACTTAGCCCACGCACTCGGCGATGAAGCAGCCAGCCGCGAAGTGAACAGGGCCCTGCAAGCGCTCAACTTAACGCCCCAGGAGCGCCGCCCCTATGCCCTGCGCCGCTTACGTGACCGAATTCAGGCAAACTTGTCTGGTTTGATGGGGCCTTCAGTGGCTCGGGACATCGTCGATCGCTACCTGCCCTACCGCCATGACGACACCCCGGAAACCGACGATATTCACTTTGTCGAGAGTCGACTGGAAGCTTACCGCTCGCGACTAACAGGGCTAGCCCGTGAGCTCGACGGCTTGCGCCGTCACCACCGGCAAACCCTGGCCTATCTGCCTGTCGGGCTGTGCGTTCTGGGGGATGACGATGAGCTCTTGATGTGGAATCAGGCGCTCTCGCAGCTCTCGGGAATTAGCGGTGAAAGTGTGATCGGCTCACGCCGCGATAGCCTGCCAGCCCCCTGGCCCAGGCTCTTGGGCAGCGCGTTAGATGCCACGCCAGGCCCGCTCTACAAGCAAGCGGTGGCGCTGCACGGCCGGGACTACTTCCTGACCCTGCACAAAGCCATTCTCAGCGGCAATGACAGCCGTGGCGGCAGCGTCATCCTGATTGAAGACCACACCGAAATGAAGTGGCTGGAAGATGAGTTAGTGCATGCCGCGCGGCTCGCCTCTATCGGCCAGCTAGCCGCCGGGGTCGCCCATGAAATTGGTAACCCGATTACCGGCATCTCATCTCTGGCGCAAAATCTCCGCTACGACACCAACGATCCTGCCCTGCTGGAGACCGCCGACCAAATCCAGCAGCTTACTCAAAGGGTCACCAAAATCGTTAACTCATTGGTTGGCTTTGCCCATGGGGGGCGCCAGTCGGTGCCGCTGCCCGCCTCGCCGGTGGCGCTTGCATCGATTAGCGAAGACGCACTGCACTTGATCCATCTCGCCCGCTCGGGAGAGGATGTTATCCTAACCAATGAGACACCCGACGATGTGGTGGTGCGTGGCGATGCCCAGCGATTAACACAAGTGATGGTCAATCTGCTCAGTAATGCCAGGGATGCCTGTGGTCTGGGAGGAGAAGTTCACATTACCGCAGGATGCCAAGGGCAGCTTGCCTGGTGGCGGATAGTCGATAACGGTCAGGGCATCGACCCACGGGTACGAGACCACTTATTCGAGCCCTTTACCACCACCAAACCCGCCGGCGAGGGCACCGGCCTGGGCCTTTCTCTGGCCTACCAGATTATCAATGAGCACCAGGGTAAAATAGACGTGGCCTCGCCACCCCCGGGACAGCCTCGCGGCACGGCCATTACGCTATGGTTGCCGCTTTACCAACAGGATGATCAGCCAACCCATGCCCAGGATTCTGATTGTTGA
- a CDS encoding aminotransferase class I/II-fold pyridoxal phosphate-dependent enzyme yields MAWNSRVDHVAPFRVMHLLEMAQAREAAGHDVIHLEVGEPDFATPEPIIAAGQQALTSGHTRYTPAAGLPALREAIAGHYAEHFNATVDPARILVTPGASGALLLASQLLVESGSRVLMADPNYPCNRHFMALAGAEIDAVSVGRESGWQLDAALVAQHWREDTRLAMLASPSNPTGHTLSAQQLSAVLAAVAEREGEVIVDEIYQGLNYDESPLSATSLSANAFVVNSFSKYFGMTGWRLGWLVAPEHAVEPLTRLAQNMFLAAATPSQHAALAAFTPECRDILEQRRETLKERRQVLLEGLAGLGLAPDLPPQGAFYLWLDISRYSRDSQAFCDRLLQEENVAITPGIDFAVRGGEHHVRIAFTNDVARLEEAVARIARFVGRL; encoded by the coding sequence ATGGCCTGGAATTCGCGTGTCGATCACGTTGCCCCTTTTCGGGTCATGCATTTGCTGGAAATGGCCCAGGCACGGGAAGCGGCCGGGCACGATGTGATTCATCTGGAAGTGGGCGAGCCGGATTTTGCTACCCCCGAGCCGATTATCGCGGCCGGGCAGCAGGCGTTGACCAGTGGCCATACCCGCTACACCCCAGCGGCTGGGCTCCCTGCGCTGCGCGAGGCGATCGCCGGGCATTACGCCGAGCATTTTAACGCTACGGTTGATCCGGCGCGCATTTTGGTAACGCCCGGCGCGTCGGGCGCACTGCTGCTGGCTAGCCAACTACTCGTCGAAAGTGGCTCACGGGTGTTAATGGCTGACCCCAACTACCCCTGTAACCGGCACTTTATGGCCCTGGCGGGCGCCGAGATTGATGCGGTGTCCGTGGGTCGTGAGAGCGGCTGGCAGTTGGACGCTGCACTGGTCGCCCAGCACTGGCGTGAGGATACTCGTCTGGCGATGTTGGCGTCGCCCTCTAACCCCACCGGCCACACGTTGAGCGCGCAACAGCTCTCTGCAGTACTGGCAGCGGTCGCTGAGCGCGAAGGCGAGGTGATCGTCGATGAGATTTATCAGGGCCTTAACTACGACGAGTCACCGCTGTCGGCGACCTCGCTCTCAGCCAACGCCTTTGTGGTCAACAGTTTCTCCAAATATTTTGGCATGACCGGCTGGCGCCTGGGTTGGCTGGTGGCGCCGGAGCATGCGGTGGAGCCATTAACGCGGCTGGCGCAGAACATGTTTCTGGCCGCGGCGACGCCGTCGCAGCATGCCGCCCTGGCGGCGTTTACGCCCGAGTGTCGGGATATTCTTGAACAGCGCCGTGAAACCCTAAAAGAGCGCCGCCAGGTGCTGCTGGAGGGGCTGGCAGGCTTGGGGCTGGCGCCGGATCTACCACCCCAGGGCGCGTTCTATCTGTGGCTGGATATCTCCCGCTATAGCCGCGACAGCCAGGCCTTTTGCGATCGCTTATTGCAGGAGGAGAACGTGGCGATTACCCCAGGTATTGATTTTGCCGTACGTGGCGGTGAGCACCATGTGCGCATTGCGTTTACCAATGACGTTGCCCGCCTGGAAGAGGCGGTAGCGCGGATTGCCCGCTTTGTGGGCAGGCTGTGA
- a CDS encoding sigma-54-dependent transcriptional regulator encodes MPRILIVEDEAIIRSALKRLLERHDYTVSEAGSAEEACQLELTGFDLIISDLRLPGEPGTTLIAAAVPVPVLIMTSYASMRSAVEALKLGAVDYVAKPFDHAELLETVERILHKQSMQQSPPPDITDAGGSRQTMIGNCVAMQQVYTRISKTAPADVTVLILGESGTGKELVARAIHQQSKRAKAPLICVNCAAIPETLIESELFGHEKGAFTGASAARTGLVEAADGGTLFLDEIGELPLDAQARLLRVLQEGEIRKIGSVETRHVNVRLIAATHRDLRALSKTGEFRLDLYYRLNVMQIELPPLREREDDVLEIADILLDKACKRHERTGLRLSRAARQDLRDYPWPGNVRELENALERGVILAEGHLIHPDDLGLAPATPRPHTPPVNASVSSGSGDKNAEENEDDLSLEDYFQHFVLEHQDQMSETELAQKLGISRKNLWERRQRLGIPRKKTARRPG; translated from the coding sequence ATGCCCAGGATTCTGATTGTTGAAGATGAAGCGATTATTCGCAGCGCATTGAAGCGGCTGCTGGAACGTCACGACTATACGGTCAGCGAAGCAGGCAGCGCTGAGGAGGCCTGCCAGCTTGAGCTCACCGGTTTCGATCTCATTATTAGCGACCTGCGCCTACCGGGCGAACCGGGCACGACGCTGATCGCGGCAGCCGTGCCCGTACCGGTATTGATCATGACCAGTTATGCGAGCATGCGCTCGGCGGTAGAAGCACTCAAACTAGGCGCGGTGGACTATGTCGCCAAGCCCTTTGACCACGCGGAGCTGCTTGAAACCGTTGAGCGGATCCTGCATAAGCAGTCCATGCAACAGAGCCCTCCGCCGGATATCACCGATGCAGGCGGCAGCCGACAAACCATGATCGGCAACTGCGTCGCCATGCAGCAGGTCTACACCCGCATCAGTAAAACCGCCCCCGCCGATGTCACCGTACTGATTCTCGGCGAGTCCGGCACCGGTAAAGAACTGGTGGCACGCGCTATTCACCAGCAGAGCAAACGCGCCAAGGCACCGCTGATCTGCGTCAACTGTGCAGCGATTCCTGAAACGCTGATCGAATCCGAACTGTTTGGTCATGAGAAAGGCGCTTTTACCGGCGCCAGCGCTGCGCGCACCGGGTTAGTCGAAGCCGCTGATGGCGGCACGCTGTTTTTGGATGAGATTGGCGAGCTTCCATTGGATGCCCAGGCACGCCTGCTACGCGTTTTGCAAGAGGGTGAAATCCGCAAAATCGGCTCGGTCGAAACCCGCCACGTTAACGTCCGTCTCATTGCGGCCACTCACCGTGATCTGCGGGCGCTGTCGAAAACCGGCGAGTTTCGCCTCGACCTTTACTACCGCCTGAACGTGATGCAGATCGAGCTGCCTCCCCTGCGCGAGCGTGAGGATGACGTGCTTGAGATCGCTGACATCCTGCTCGACAAAGCGTGTAAACGGCACGAGCGCACGGGGCTGCGCCTATCCCGCGCAGCCCGTCAGGATCTGCGCGACTACCCATGGCCGGGCAATGTACGCGAGTTGGAGAATGCCCTTGAGCGCGGGGTAATTCTTGCCGAAGGACATCTGATCCACCCGGATGATCTGGGACTGGCACCGGCTACCCCTCGCCCCCATACACCGCCCGTTAATGCCTCAGTTAGCAGTGGCAGCGGGGATAAAAACGCCGAAGAGAATGAAGACGACCTCTCTTTAGAAGATTACTTCCAGCACTTTGTGCTTGAGCACCAAGACCAAATGAGTGAGACCGAACTGGCACAAAAACTGGGTATTAGTCGTAAAAACCTCTGGGAGCGGCGCCAACGTTTGGGGATACCGCGCAAAAAAACCGCCCGTCGCCCAGGCTAA
- the panB gene encoding 3-methyl-2-oxobutanoate hydroxymethyltransferase: MKTVTLSTLQAYKQAGETFSCLTAYDASFAHAASQAGIDVLLVGDSLGMVLQGHNSTLPVTIDDIVYHTRCAARGKGHSLLMVDLPFMSNATTERLLEDAGAVMRAGAELVKLEGEAWMADGIRELTRRGVPVCAHLGLTPQTVHQLGGYKVQGRDAAHAERIINDAKVLVEAGASVILLECVPASLGKAVTAALDVPVIGIGAGPDTDGQILVMHDVLGVTHGRTPRFVKNFMAEADSIQAAFQHYHEAVKTRAFPAQEHCF; encoded by the coding sequence ATGAAAACCGTCACCCTAAGCACGCTGCAGGCCTATAAGCAGGCTGGCGAGACGTTCAGTTGCCTAACCGCTTACGATGCCTCCTTTGCCCACGCGGCAAGCCAGGCGGGCATTGATGTCCTGCTGGTCGGTGATTCGCTGGGCATGGTGCTACAGGGCCATAACAGCACTCTCCCCGTCACCATTGACGATATCGTTTACCACACCCGCTGCGCGGCACGTGGCAAAGGCCACAGCCTGCTGATGGTGGATCTGCCGTTTATGAGCAACGCCACCACCGAGCGCCTGTTGGAAGATGCCGGTGCCGTGATGCGCGCGGGAGCGGAACTGGTCAAGCTGGAAGGTGAAGCGTGGATGGCCGATGGCATACGTGAACTTACCCGCCGCGGCGTACCGGTATGTGCACACCTTGGGTTAACCCCGCAAACCGTGCATCAGCTAGGTGGCTATAAAGTGCAGGGCCGCGATGCCGCTCATGCGGAACGCATCATTAATGACGCAAAAGTACTTGTCGAGGCAGGCGCTTCGGTGATTCTGCTCGAGTGCGTTCCTGCCAGCCTGGGCAAAGCGGTTACCGCTGCGCTGGATGTACCGGTGATTGGCATTGGCGCAGGGCCGGATACCGATGGCCAGATCCTGGTAATGCACGATGTGCTTGGCGTTACCCATGGCCGTACGCCGCGCTTTGTAAAAAACTTCATGGCTGAGGCTGATAGCATTCAAGCGGCTTTCCAGCACTACCACGAAGCCGTCAAAACCCGCGCCTTCCCGGCTCAAGAGCACTGTTTCTAA